A window of the Catharus ustulatus isolate bCatUst1 chromosome 23, bCatUst1.pri.v2, whole genome shotgun sequence genome harbors these coding sequences:
- the STRADA gene encoding STE20-related kinase adapter protein alpha isoform X1 translates to MSFLVSKPERIRRWVSEKFIVEGLREFELFGEQPPGDSRRKTNEASSESIASSPKRDTMSNFLPDSSCYELLTIIGRGFEDLMVVNLARYKPTGEYVTVRRVNLEACTNEMVTFLQGELHVSKLFNHPNIVPYKATFIADNELWVVTSFMAYGSAKDLICTHFTDGMTELAIAYILQGVLKALDYIHHMGYVHRSVKASHILISVDGKVYLSGLRSNLSMINHGQRLKVVHDFPKYSIKVLPWLSPEVLQQNLQGYDAKSDIYSVGITACELANGHVPFKDMPSTQMLLEKLNGTVPCLLDTTTIPADELTMKTSRSSANYGMAESTAPSNARAANGEPALHPYLRTFSSYFHNFVEQCLQRNPDFRPSAGTLLSHPFFKQIKRRASEALPELLRPVTPITNLEGTLPQDPSGIFGLVSNLEQLDVDDWEF, encoded by the exons acAAATGAGGCGAGCTCCGAGTCGATAGCTTCTTCCCCTAAAAGGGACACCATGAGCAACTTCCTGCCAGACAGCAGCTGCTATGAGTTGCTCACTATCATAG GCAGAGGCTTTGAAGACTTGATGGTTGTGAACCTGGCCAGGTATAAACCCACAGGAGAGTATGTCACAGTCAGAAGAGTGAACCTGGAGGCCTGCACGAATGAAATGGTCACATTCTTGCAG GGGGAACTTCATGTTTCCAAGCTCTTCAACCACCCTAACATTGTGCCATACAAAGCAACTTTCATAGCTGACAATGAGCTGTGGGTAGTGACTTCTTTCATGGCCTATG gTTCTGCAAAGGATTTAATCTGTACCCATTTTACAGATGGGATGACTGAGCTGGCCATTGCTTACATTCTCCAAGGTGTCTTGAAAGCACTTGACTACATCCACCATATGGGCTATGTACACAG GAGTGTTAAAGCCAGCCACATCCTGATCTCTGTCGATGGCAAGGTTTACCTGTCTGGCCTGCGCAGTAACCTGAGCATGATCAACCACGGGCAGCGACTCAAAGTTGTTCATGACTTCCCCAAGTACAGCATCAAAGTGCTGCCTTGGCTCAGCCCTGAGGTTTTGCAGCAG AATCTGCAGGGTTACGATGCAAAGTCTGACATTTACAGCGTGGGGATAACAGCCTGTGAGCTGGCCAATGGGCACGTCCCATTTAAAGACATGCCTTCTACTCAG atGCTGTTGGAAAAGCTGAATGGAACCGTTCCCTGCCTGCTGGACACCACCACCATCCCTGCTGACGAGCTGACGATGAAGACGTCGCGCTCCAGCGCCAACTACGGCATGGCGGAGAGCACGGCCCCGAGCAACGCGCGCGCGGCCAACggggagccagccctgcacccctACCTGCGCACCTTCTCCTCCTACTTCCACAACTTCGtggagcagtgcctgcagagGAACCCCGACTTCAG GCCAAGTGCAGGCACTCTGCTCAGTCACCCCTTTTTTAAGCAG ATCAAGCGCCGCGCGTCCGAAGCACTCCCTGAACTCCTGCGCCCTGTCACCCCCATCACCAATTTGGAAGGGACACTGCCCCAGGATCCCAGCGGCATCTTTGGGTTGGTATCAAATCTGGAGCAGCTGGACGTGGATGACTGGGAATTCTAG
- the STRADA gene encoding STE20-related kinase adapter protein alpha isoform X2 → MSFLRWVSEKFIVEGLREFELFGEQPPGDSRRKTNEASSESIASSPKRDTMSNFLPDSSCYELLTIIGRGFEDLMVVNLARYKPTGEYVTVRRVNLEACTNEMVTFLQGELHVSKLFNHPNIVPYKATFIADNELWVVTSFMAYGSAKDLICTHFTDGMTELAIAYILQGVLKALDYIHHMGYVHRSVKASHILISVDGKVYLSGLRSNLSMINHGQRLKVVHDFPKYSIKVLPWLSPEVLQQNLQGYDAKSDIYSVGITACELANGHVPFKDMPSTQMLLEKLNGTVPCLLDTTTIPADELTMKTSRSSANYGMAESTAPSNARAANGEPALHPYLRTFSSYFHNFVEQCLQRNPDFRPSAGTLLSHPFFKQIKRRASEALPELLRPVTPITNLEGTLPQDPSGIFGLVSNLEQLDVDDWEF, encoded by the exons acAAATGAGGCGAGCTCCGAGTCGATAGCTTCTTCCCCTAAAAGGGACACCATGAGCAACTTCCTGCCAGACAGCAGCTGCTATGAGTTGCTCACTATCATAG GCAGAGGCTTTGAAGACTTGATGGTTGTGAACCTGGCCAGGTATAAACCCACAGGAGAGTATGTCACAGTCAGAAGAGTGAACCTGGAGGCCTGCACGAATGAAATGGTCACATTCTTGCAG GGGGAACTTCATGTTTCCAAGCTCTTCAACCACCCTAACATTGTGCCATACAAAGCAACTTTCATAGCTGACAATGAGCTGTGGGTAGTGACTTCTTTCATGGCCTATG gTTCTGCAAAGGATTTAATCTGTACCCATTTTACAGATGGGATGACTGAGCTGGCCATTGCTTACATTCTCCAAGGTGTCTTGAAAGCACTTGACTACATCCACCATATGGGCTATGTACACAG GAGTGTTAAAGCCAGCCACATCCTGATCTCTGTCGATGGCAAGGTTTACCTGTCTGGCCTGCGCAGTAACCTGAGCATGATCAACCACGGGCAGCGACTCAAAGTTGTTCATGACTTCCCCAAGTACAGCATCAAAGTGCTGCCTTGGCTCAGCCCTGAGGTTTTGCAGCAG AATCTGCAGGGTTACGATGCAAAGTCTGACATTTACAGCGTGGGGATAACAGCCTGTGAGCTGGCCAATGGGCACGTCCCATTTAAAGACATGCCTTCTACTCAG atGCTGTTGGAAAAGCTGAATGGAACCGTTCCCTGCCTGCTGGACACCACCACCATCCCTGCTGACGAGCTGACGATGAAGACGTCGCGCTCCAGCGCCAACTACGGCATGGCGGAGAGCACGGCCCCGAGCAACGCGCGCGCGGCCAACggggagccagccctgcacccctACCTGCGCACCTTCTCCTCCTACTTCCACAACTTCGtggagcagtgcctgcagagGAACCCCGACTTCAG GCCAAGTGCAGGCACTCTGCTCAGTCACCCCTTTTTTAAGCAG ATCAAGCGCCGCGCGTCCGAAGCACTCCCTGAACTCCTGCGCCCTGTCACCCCCATCACCAATTTGGAAGGGACACTGCCCCAGGATCCCAGCGGCATCTTTGGGTTGGTATCAAATCTGGAGCAGCTGGACGTGGATGACTGGGAATTCTAG
- the STRADA gene encoding STE20-related kinase adapter protein alpha isoform X3: protein MSNFLPDSSCYELLTIIGRGFEDLMVVNLARYKPTGEYVTVRRVNLEACTNEMVTFLQGELHVSKLFNHPNIVPYKATFIADNELWVVTSFMAYGSAKDLICTHFTDGMTELAIAYILQGVLKALDYIHHMGYVHRSVKASHILISVDGKVYLSGLRSNLSMINHGQRLKVVHDFPKYSIKVLPWLSPEVLQQNLQGYDAKSDIYSVGITACELANGHVPFKDMPSTQMLLEKLNGTVPCLLDTTTIPADELTMKTSRSSANYGMAESTAPSNARAANGEPALHPYLRTFSSYFHNFVEQCLQRNPDFRPSAGTLLSHPFFKQIKRRASEALPELLRPVTPITNLEGTLPQDPSGIFGLVSNLEQLDVDDWEF, encoded by the exons ATGAGCAACTTCCTGCCAGACAGCAGCTGCTATGAGTTGCTCACTATCATAG GCAGAGGCTTTGAAGACTTGATGGTTGTGAACCTGGCCAGGTATAAACCCACAGGAGAGTATGTCACAGTCAGAAGAGTGAACCTGGAGGCCTGCACGAATGAAATGGTCACATTCTTGCAG GGGGAACTTCATGTTTCCAAGCTCTTCAACCACCCTAACATTGTGCCATACAAAGCAACTTTCATAGCTGACAATGAGCTGTGGGTAGTGACTTCTTTCATGGCCTATG gTTCTGCAAAGGATTTAATCTGTACCCATTTTACAGATGGGATGACTGAGCTGGCCATTGCTTACATTCTCCAAGGTGTCTTGAAAGCACTTGACTACATCCACCATATGGGCTATGTACACAG GAGTGTTAAAGCCAGCCACATCCTGATCTCTGTCGATGGCAAGGTTTACCTGTCTGGCCTGCGCAGTAACCTGAGCATGATCAACCACGGGCAGCGACTCAAAGTTGTTCATGACTTCCCCAAGTACAGCATCAAAGTGCTGCCTTGGCTCAGCCCTGAGGTTTTGCAGCAG AATCTGCAGGGTTACGATGCAAAGTCTGACATTTACAGCGTGGGGATAACAGCCTGTGAGCTGGCCAATGGGCACGTCCCATTTAAAGACATGCCTTCTACTCAG atGCTGTTGGAAAAGCTGAATGGAACCGTTCCCTGCCTGCTGGACACCACCACCATCCCTGCTGACGAGCTGACGATGAAGACGTCGCGCTCCAGCGCCAACTACGGCATGGCGGAGAGCACGGCCCCGAGCAACGCGCGCGCGGCCAACggggagccagccctgcacccctACCTGCGCACCTTCTCCTCCTACTTCCACAACTTCGtggagcagtgcctgcagagGAACCCCGACTTCAG GCCAAGTGCAGGCACTCTGCTCAGTCACCCCTTTTTTAAGCAG ATCAAGCGCCGCGCGTCCGAAGCACTCCCTGAACTCCTGCGCCCTGTCACCCCCATCACCAATTTGGAAGGGACACTGCCCCAGGATCCCAGCGGCATCTTTGGGTTGGTATCAAATCTGGAGCAGCTGGACGTGGATGACTGGGAATTCTAG
- the RNF113A gene encoding E3 ubiquitin-protein ligase RNF113A produces MAEQSGVCSFVFKKRVRAAGSGRRKRPGSDQERESSGEEGSTVVRKERRRDAPNPMIQKTRRCARERPDYAPSSSEDEDPAKEIGVTYKSTRSAKPVGPEDMGATAVYELDTEKEKDAQAIFERSQKIQEELRGKEDDKIYRGINNYQKYVKPKDTSMGNASSGMVRKGPIRAPEHLRATVRWDYQPDICKDYKETGFCGFGDSCKFLHDRSDYKHGWQIERELDEGRYGVNDDENYEVSSDEEDMPFKCFICRGSFKNPVVTKCRHYFCESCALQHYRKSQRCYVCDKQTNGVFNPAKELMAKLEKHKGEEEEQQSEHEEDPH; encoded by the exons ATGGCGGAGCAGAGCGGCGTCTGCAGCTTTGTGTTCAAGAAGCGGGTCCGAGCCGCGGGCAGCGGCCGGCGGAAACGGCCCGGCAGCGACCAGGAGCGGG AGAGCAGCGGGGAGGAGGGCAGCACCGTGGTGCGGAAGGAGCGGCGGCGGGACGCCCCCAACCCCATGATCCAGAAG ACCAGGCGCTGTGCCAGGGAGAGGCCAGACTATGCTCCGAGCAGCAGCGAGGATGAGGATCCTGCCAAGGAGATCGGCGTCACCTACAAATCCACCAGGTCGGCG AAACCTGTTGGCCCAGAAGACATGGGAGCCACAGCAGTGTATGAACTGGACACCGAGAAGGAGAAGGATGCCCAGGCCATTTTTGAGCGCAGCCAGAAAATCCAGGAG GAgctgagaggaaaggaagatgaTAAAATTTACCGTGGTATTAACAACTACCAGAAGTATGTGAAGCCCAAGGACACATCAATGGGAAATGCCTCTTCAGGGATGGTCAG gAAAGGCCCCATCCGTGCTCCAGAGCACCTGCGGGCCACGGTGCGCTGGGACTACCAGCCCGACATCTGCAAGGACTACAAAGAGACTGGCTTCTGTGGCTTTGGGG ACAGCTGCAAGTTCCTGCACGACCGCTCGGACTACAAGCACGGCTGGCAGATCGAACGGGAGCTGGACGAAGGCCGCTACGGCGTCAACG ATGATGAAAACTACGAGGTGAGCAGTGATGAAGAGGACATGCCTTTCAAATGCTTCATCTGCAGAGGTTCCTTCAAGAACCCCGTGGTCACCAA GTGTCGGCACTACTTCTGtgagagctgtgccctgcagcactACCGCAAATCCCAGCGCTGCTACGTCTGCGACAAGCAAACCAACGGGGTCTTCAACCCTGCCAAAG AGCTCATGGCAAAATTGGAAAAACACaaaggggaggaagaagagcaaCAGTCAGAGCATGAAGAGGATCCACActaa